The Geothermobacter hydrogeniphilus genome segment CTCGGGGGGGGGCAAAAGGAGGGCGGGAGAAAAGTTCGGCGTAAGCTGAAATTCTATAACTTGGACGTCATCATCTCGGTCGGCTACCGGGTCAAATCAAAGCGTGGCACCCAGTTTCGACAGTGGGCGACTAGGGTTACGTGATCATTTGGTGCATGGCATACCCTCAACCAGGAACGGCTCGAAGAAAAAAAGAAAAGCTGGCCGAGATGCAGCAGGCGGTGGAACTGCTTTCCCGTACGTTGGAACGGCAACAACCGACAGCAAGCGCTTCATCGACAATGCCCTGGTGGCTCTGACCCTGTTGATTGCCGAGAGTAAGCTGGAAGAGAAGGACACCATTGTCAAGGTGGTGGTGAATCTGATTAATCGGTGTAATTGAATACAACCATGCTGGAGGGTGAAATGGCATTTACTACTATCACTGCCATTACCATTGAAAATTTCAAGACGATTTCTAAACCGGTACGTATTGAGCTCGCTCCGATCACCCTGCTCTTTGGATCCAATAGCGCCGGGAAAAGTACCATTATTCAAGCATTACATTATATGCGAGAG includes the following:
- the rhuM gene encoding RhuM family protein yields the protein MDVIISVGYRVKSKRGTQFRQWATRVT